The DNA sequence CATGGTCAAGGACATGACCGACCAGCAGATCCTGCACCTGGGCCGCGGTGGTCACGACCACCGCAAGGTCTACGCGGCCTACGCGGCGGCCAAGGCGCACAAGGGCCAGCCGACGGTCATCCTGGCGCAGACGGTCAAGGGCTGGACGCTGGGGCCGAACTTCGAGGGCCGCAACGCGACGCACCAGATGAAGAAGCTCACGGTCGAGGACCTCAAGCGCTTCCGGGACCGCCTGCACATCCCGATCACGGACAAGCAGCTGGACGAGGGCTACCCGCCCTACTACCACCCGGGCCGCGACTCGGAGGAGATCCAGTACATGCACGACCGCCGCCAGGGTCTGGGCGGTTACGTCCCGACCCGGGTGGTGCGTGCGAAGCCGCTTCCGCAGCCGGACGAAAAGACGTACGCGGCTGCGAAGAAGGGTTCGGGTACACAGTCGATCGCCACCACCATGGCGTTCGTCCGCGTCCTGAAGGACCTCATGCGGGACAAGGAGATCGGCAAGCGCTTCGTGCTGATCGCCCCCGATGAGTACCGCACCTTCGGCATGGACGCATTCTTCCCGAGTGCGAAGATCTACAACCCGCTCGGCCAGCAGTACGAGGCGGTCGACCGTGATCTGCTGCTCGCGTACAAGGAGTCCCCCACGGGCCAGATGCTGCACGACGGCATCTCCGAGGCGGGCTGCACGGCCTCGCTGATCGCGGCCGGTTCGGCGTACGCCACGCACGGCGAGCCGCTGATCCCGGTGTACGTCTTCTACTCGATGTTCGGGTTCCAGCGCACCGGCGACCAGTTCTGGCAGATGGCCGACCAGCTCGCTCGCGGCTTCGTGCTGGGCGCGACCGCCGGCCGCACGACGCTGACCGGTGAGGGCCTCCAGCACGCGGACGGCCACTCGCAGCTGCTCGCCTCGACGAACCCGGGCTGTGTCGCGTACGACCCGGCCTACGGGTTCGAGATCGCGCACATCATGAAGGACGGGCTGCGCCGAATGTACGGCGAGGCGAACGAGGACGTCTTCTACTACCTCACCGTCTACAACGAGCCGATCCAGCACCCGGCCGAGCCGGAGGACGTGGACGTCGAGGGCATCCTCAAGGGCATCCACCGCTTCAGCACGGGCGAGAAGGGCGAGATCCCGGCCCAGATCATGGCGTCCGGTGTGGCGGTCCCCTGGGCCCTGGAGGCCCAGAAGATCCTCGCGGACGAGTGGAACGTCAGGGCGGACGTCTGGTCGGCGACCTCCTGGAACGAGCTGCGCCGCGAGGCGGTGGACGTGGAGCGCCACAACCTCCTGCACCCGGAGGAGGAGCAGCGCGTCCCGTATGTGACCAGGAAGCTCGAAGCGGCCCAGGGCCCGTTCGTGGCGGTCTCGGACTGGATGCGTTCGGTCCCGGACCAGATCGCGCGCTGGGTGCCGGGCGCCTACCAGTCGCTGGGCGCCGACGGCTTCGGCTTCGCGGACACCCGGGGTGCGGCCCGCCGGTTC is a window from the Streptomyces sp. MMBL 11-1 genome containing:
- the aceE gene encoding pyruvate dehydrogenase (acetyl-transferring), homodimeric type, with amino-acid sequence MASGSDRNPIIIGGLPSQVPDFDPEETREWLDSLDAAVDERGRERARYLMLRLIERAREKRVAVPEMRSTDYVNTIATKDEPFFPGDEEIERKILNATRWNAAVMVSRAQRPGIGVGGHIATFASSASLYDVGFNHFFRGKDQGDGGDQIFFQGHASPGIYARAFLLDRLSEAQLDAFRQEKSKAPNGLSSYPHPRLMPDFWEFPTVSMGLGPLGAIYQARMNRYMEARGIADTSASHVWAYLGDGEMDEPESLGQLSIAAREGLDNLTFVVNCNLQRLDGPVRGNGKIIQELESQFRGAGWNVIKLVWDRSWDPLLAQDRTGILVNKLNTTPDGQFQTYATETGEYIREHFFGDDPRLRDMVKDMTDQQILHLGRGGHDHRKVYAAYAAAKAHKGQPTVILAQTVKGWTLGPNFEGRNATHQMKKLTVEDLKRFRDRLHIPITDKQLDEGYPPYYHPGRDSEEIQYMHDRRQGLGGYVPTRVVRAKPLPQPDEKTYAAAKKGSGTQSIATTMAFVRVLKDLMRDKEIGKRFVLIAPDEYRTFGMDAFFPSAKIYNPLGQQYEAVDRDLLLAYKESPTGQMLHDGISEAGCTASLIAAGSAYATHGEPLIPVYVFYSMFGFQRTGDQFWQMADQLARGFVLGATAGRTTLTGEGLQHADGHSQLLASTNPGCVAYDPAYGFEIAHIMKDGLRRMYGEANEDVFYYLTVYNEPIQHPAEPEDVDVEGILKGIHRFSTGEKGEIPAQIMASGVAVPWALEAQKILADEWNVRADVWSATSWNELRREAVDVERHNLLHPEEEQRVPYVTRKLEAAQGPFVAVSDWMRSVPDQIARWVPGAYQSLGADGFGFADTRGAARRFFHIDAQSIVLAVLTELAKEGKIDRSALKTAVDRYQLLDVAAADPGAAGGDA